CATACCGAAGGTGGCTGCTCACATAGGCAAGAATGCCCAGCACAACTCCTATTATCGCTGAGTTTCCGGCACACATTCCGTCCATTCCATCGTTGAGGTTCGCACCGTTTGATACGGCTGTAACTACCACGATGGTCATTATCACGAACAGAATCCACCCTGCCGCCGTCTTGTATTTGCCACAGAACGACATTATTTCAGAGTAGTCGAGATTGTGGTTCTTCACTAATGGGATGGTGGTCTTCAGCGTTTTTTCGGCTTTGTCCTTATGCTGCACCACCATTTCCGTACCGTCGTTCTTGGTTACTTCAAGGTTGAGGTTGGCTTTCACGTCGGGCGATGCCCAGAGCACGAGTCCTACGATGAGTCCAATCGTTACCTGTCCGACAATCTTGTATTTACCTTTCAGTCCTTCCTTGTTGTGTCTGAAGATTTTGATGAAATCGTCCATTCCACCGAGGAAACCTAACCAAACTGTTGTAACGACCATCAGGATTAGGTAAATGTTGCGCAATCGGCCTAAAAGCAGTACGGGGATGAGCAGGGCAACGATGATGATGATGCCGCCCATCGACGGTACGCCGATTTTCTTCACACCGAATGGGTCGATGCTTGCGTCGCGCTGCACTTCGGTAATCTGCTTTCTCTTGAGACATTTAATGAACTTCTCGCCAAACCAAGCAGAGATGATGAGGGCAAGAATCAATGCAACGATGCCGCGAAAACTGATGTAGCCCCAAAGGTGTGAGCCACTGATGCCGTATTCCTCCAACCAACGGAAAATGTAGTATAACATAATTTTCTCTTTTTAATGAGTAGTCTCTTTGTCTTCTTGCTCCGGTTTACTGAATACCGAATATTTCTTTGATTACTTCGTGGTCGTCAAAATGGTGCTTTACACCCTTGATTTCCTGATAATCTTCGTGTCCCTTACCGGCAACGAGGATTACATCGCCTTTTTCCACAAGCATACACGCAGTGCGGATAGCCTCCTTTCGGTCCACGATGGTAAGCACTTTTTTCTTCTGAGGGGCTTCAAGTCCTTCCATCATATCGTCGATGATGGCCTGTGGGTCTTCATCTCGGGGGTTGTCGCTCGTAAGGATAACCTTGTCGCTTTGCTTTACTGCCTCCTGTGCCATCAATGGTCGCTTTCCCTTGTCGCGGTTTCCACCTGCGCCGCAAACCGTGATTACCTTGCCTTCCTTGCCTTCCAGTACGTCGTGGATGGCAATGAGCACATTCTCCAATGCGTCAGGTGTGTGTGCATAATCAACAACCGCCGTATAGCCTTCGGGCGAATTGATGGGCTCTAAACGGCCATTGACGCTTTTCAGCGTGCTGAGTGCGAGCAGAATGTCTTCCGATTGCTTGCCAAGCATCATCGCTGTGCCGTAAACGGCGAGCAGGTTGCTCACGTTGAACTTGCCAATGAACTGTACGCCGACTTCCTTGCCGTCTACTTCAAGGTACATTCCCTCGAAATGGCACTCCAGAATGCGGGCACGGAAGTCTGCCATACGCTTCGTTGAATAGGTCTTTATTTCGGCTTTGCAGTTCTGTACCATTACCATACCGTTCTTGTCGTCGGCATTCGTAATTGCAAACGCATCCTTCGGCAACTCATCGAAGAACATCTTCTTCGCATTTCTGTAATTCTCGAACGTCTTGTGATAGTCCAGATGGTCGCGGGTAAGATTGGTAAATGCGCCACCTGAGAACTTCAAGCCGCCAATGCGGCGTTGCTGAATAGCGTGACTGGAACATTCCATAAAGGCATATTCGCAGCCTTCTTCGACCATTCGGCTGAGAAGTTGGTTCAATTCGATAGGGTCTGGCGTAGTATGGGAGGCAGGTACGGCTTTGTCGTCAATGTAATTGCAGACGGTTGAAAGCAAACCTACCTTATGTCCGAACTTGCGGAACATATTATACAGCAATGTTGCAATGGTGGTCTTGCCGTTAGTTCCCGTGATACCAACGAGCTTTAACTTGTGTGAAGGATTGCCATAGAAAAGCGTTGCGACTTTACCTACCTCTTCTTCAGTAGATTTTACCTGAATGTAAGTGATGTTTTCTGCTGTTTCTTCCGGCATATCTTCCAAAAGAATGGCTGTTGCGCCAAGCTCAATAGCCTTGGGAATGAAGCGGTGGCCATCGGTTTGTGTCCCCTTGATGGCTACAAAGAGATGTCCCTTTTCGATCTTACGGCTGTCAATGTTGATGCCGGTAATATCTGCATTGTCATTGCCTACTACGTTAAGCGGCTTGACATTCTTGAGCAATTCACTTATTTTCATATCTTGTAATATCTTCTTGTAATGTTTTCTTGTTTTTTATTATCTTGTTATCCGAAGGTAAGCGTGCAGATCATATTGCTTTTGATAGCTTCGCCTGCGCCGATGGATTGTCGAATTACTTTGCCGCGGCCGGTCATCTTCACTTTGATTCCTCTGCTTTCCATCAGATAGACAGCGTCTCGGGCACCCATACCGTGAACATCCGGTACTACTTTTTCGTTGTCTTCCTGTTTCTTCTGCAATATGAGGGAAGAATTGTTTGCTGCAACGGTTCCCCATACGGGGCTTCCGAACGGATAGGCACCGTTCCATCCATTTTTAACGTTGAAGCCGAGGAAATTCAAAACGTAGTCCGATGCGAGCAGATTACCAGTCTTTGCCTGTGGAATGAAATGAGAAGTTTCGTCCTTTGCATCATTAACGCTCAGTTTCAGACTTTGCGCCATAATTCCTTCTGCGATATTGTGGAAGACAACACCGCTCATTCCACCTCCCGAAGCAGGCAGTCCGGACTTCTGAATGCAGACGATGCAACTGTAACGTGGCTTGTCGGCAGGGAAGAAACCTGCAAAACTCAACAGATAGTTGGTTACTCCGGACGTATAGCCTGCTGCGCCCTTTGACATCTGCGCAGTACCCGTCTTGCCGGCTACCGAGAACTTGTCTGAACCGGCTTTCTTTCCGAGTCCTTCCGACACTACTTCGGTAAGGATTCGCTGCATCTGTACGATGGTACTTTCTTTTGCTATCTGCGGACGCATCACTACCGGTGCGTAATCTGCCAATACTTCGTTGTCCTTTATAATCTGCTTGACGAACCGCGGCTTCATCATCTTGCCGCCGTTGGCGATTGCATTGTAGAATGTAAGCGTTGAAATCGGCGGAACCTGAGTTTCATACCCGATGCTCATCCACGATAATGCCGTGGCACTCCAGTTGATATACTGGTTCTTTTTATTCTTCTTTGGCATACGGATTTTAGCCGGAGAATAGCCGACAATAGGGATATTGAGGTCGTCTGCAAGACCGAGATCGTAAATTCCCTGCACGAATTTCTCGGGTTCGTCGTGATAGTTCATATCAATGATACGGCTGACACCGATGTTGGAACTGTACTTCAAGGTCCAAGGAAGCGTCAATGTGCCATACCCGCCACGCCGCCAGTTGTGGTCCTTCATATCACGGCCATACATATTCCACACGCCACCTGCCGTTTCTATCGTTTTCATCGTGTCTACCACACCGTCGTCGAGTGCAACCATAATGGAAGCAGTCTTGAAAACAGACCCCGGTTCGAGCAAATCGCTCACTGCGTGGTTCTTGATTTCGCGATATTCTCCATCGGCACACTTGTCGAGATTCACGATTGCCTTGATATCTCCGGTTGCAACTTCCATCACGATAGCTACACCTACGTTGCCGTTGATTTCTTTCAATTCATCGAGCAGGGCGCGTTCTGCCAAGTCCTGAATGCCAACGTCGATTGTTGTGATGATATCTGCCCCGTCGATGGGCGGCACTTCGGTTATGTCGAGGAATTTATTGCGCACCTTCTGGCGTCTTTTCATACCGTTGATGCCACGCAGTTCCTTGTCGAACGTCAGTTCAAGTCCGCATCTTGCCACGTCCTTTGCGCCATAGAGGTCGCCCACGGTTCGCTGTGCGAGCGACCCGAACGGACGGCGGCGCGCATTGAACTCATCCCAGTGGAATCCACTCTGGTATTTCGACAGATGCAATACAGGAAGTTTCTGTACTTCTATGAATGTATTATAGTCTATTCGTGAATTGACGATGGGGAGATGCCTCTTCTTGTTCTTCAATCCCGTAAGCAGTTCTGATTTGAATTGACTGGGACTTTTTTCCGGGAAAAGCTCATTCAGCCCTTTGCATATCAAGTCGATACTGTCTCTGAAAGCCGTATCGTTCTTTGCCTCGGTCAATGCGTGGAAGTCCATATAGATTTTGAACTCCGGCAGAGAACTTGCCATCAGTTGCCCGTCGGCACTTAGAATGTTTCCACGGGCAGGCGTGATAGGCACGCTGTCCCTCTTGAGTCGGGAAGCGACGTCCATCCAATAATCCTTCTTTGCCGTCATAGTGTATGCGGCCTTGCCAATCACTGCAATGGCAATGAAAGTCATAATGAACGCAATACCCTTGTAGCGAGGCAAACTTTTCTGATTGTTGAATTTTCTCATTTCTTACTCTCCTGGGACATTTATTATATAAGGTGGACGCGGGGACATTTTCAAAACGCTGTCTTTCCTTGTTTTCAGTTGTTCGAGCACGTGGCTTTCGCGGGATTTCTCCGTGAGCTGACTGTTGCTCGACAGTGCTCTGTACTTAGCATCCTTCAGTTCATTGTTGAGCTTGTCTATCTCAATGAGGTTTTTTTGTATTCCGTATCTGTTGGAAATGTAGACGATGATGAAAAAGGATGCGAGCAGAATCAGCCAAATGTTATTTTTCAAGAGGTTGGTTGAAAGAAGGTCGCCGGCAAGAATCTTCTTCAGCGTGAAGGTGGACGACATCGGTTGTTCGTCTTCTATGGCTTGCGCTGCGATGGCATCCCTTATGGCTTTGTCTTCAGCCTCTCTCTCTTCCCTTTCAAGCCTTTCTTTCTCTTCCTTTTCCCTCAGCTTTTCCTCCTTTTTCCGAACGCTGCTGTCTTCTTCGTCTTCTCTTTGTTCAGGACCGGAAGTGCTCTCTTCTTTTTTCTTGGGACGGTCTACCGTGAGCTCAATACTCACAGGCTCGGCGATAACGACAGATGGCCGAGGCTCTTCTATAACCTCAGCTTCCACAACGACCTCGGAATCAGCCGCAAGTTTGGCTTCAGCAATCTCCTCGTCGATATAGTCCTGTTTCTTGTCAATCATCTGTCTTTCGCTCTGCTATTCTTAGTTTTGCACTTCGGCTTCTTGGATTCTCCTCCTGTTCTTCCTTACTCGGGACGATAACCTTGTTGTTTACCAATCTGTATGGCGATTCAATCCGTCCGAAAAAGTCTTGTTTCAGTTTTCCCTCTATGTTGCCGGTCTTCATTATGTTCTTGACTATTCTGTCTTCAAGCGAGTGATAGGTTATGACAGACAGTCTTCCTTCCGGTTTCAACAGCTCTGTGGCTCCGAGGAGCATTTCCTTCAGGGCATCCATCTCGTGGTTTACCTCTATGCGGAGTGCCTGAAAGAGTTTTGCCATTTCTTTTTTCTCCCTTTCCCGCTTGAAGAAAGGCTCAACGACGGCTTGAAAATCTTTTGTTGTTTCTATTTTCTTCTGCTTTCTGCTATTGACAATGGCAGATGCAATCTTCCTTGAATTTTTGAGTTCTCCGTACAGGTAGAAAAGGTCGGCAAGCATTTCTTCATCGTATTCCTGCAGAATGTCGGCTGCCGTTTTGCCTGCACGCTTGTTCATTCTCATATCCAGTGGCGCATCGAAACGGAAGGAAAACCCCCGCTCTTCGTCATCGAAGTGATGGCTGCTCACGCCGAGGTCGCCGAGAATGCCGTCTATCTGCTCAATGCCGTGATAGCGCATCCAGTTTTTGATGTATCGGAAATTGGAACGGACGAAAGTGAAGTTCTCCGGCATCGCATCTCCGCTGCCGATGGTCTTGATGTTCTGTTCCGCGTCGGCATCCTGATCGAAGCTGAAAAGATGTCCCTTGTTGCTGAGACGGGAAAGAATCTCACGGCTATGACCGCCACCTCCGAAGGTTACATCGATGTAAATTCCTTCGGGGTTGATGTTCAGACCGTCAATACTTTCTTTCAAAAGGACGGGAACGTGATATGTTTCAGCCGTTTTAATCATAGCAGGGGAGTGCTTTCTTCTTTTGAGTTGTTGGCGGCATCGTCGTTGCCCATCAGTTCTTCCAGTGCTTTGCTGAAATCTTCCGGACTCATAAAGGCATTCTGAGCATCGTTGTTCCAGATTTCAATGCAGTCGTCCATTCCGATGAACTTTATCTGCTGGTCGATGTTCGCCATTTCCAAGTAGCGTTTCGGGATGAGGAAACGGCCGTTTCCGTCCAGCGTGATGGCTTCGACGTCTGAAACGAATTGGCGGTAAACAGTCTGGTCGCGCTTGTTCCATCTGTTCAGGCGGCTGCGGAGGTTGTCCAGCATTCCGTTCCATACAGATTCGGGGTATAAAACGAGGCAAGGCTGATAGACATCTTTGCGCATAATGAGAGATTCTTCGCCCGATGAGCTCAACACCTTGCGAAAAGCAGCAGGCAAAAAGGCGCGCCCCTTTGCATCTGTCTTAGCTTCTGTACTGCCTAAAAATCTCATACGTTCTCCTTATAATATGTAAACTCGGTTCAAAGTTAAGCAAAAATCCCCACATTCCACCACTCTGCACCACAATATTTGCGCAAATGGCTTATTTTTGTGAAATTTAACAAATGCGATAAAGCTGTTTTTATTATCTGCCTGTCCGTTGGTTGAGTTGGATCTGTCAGTCCGTTTCCGGCTTTTTCTTGCTCGTTCGTTCCCTTGTTTTCCTATGCTCTTTTTCCCTTCTGTTTTTGTCCGTTTGCAACTGACCGAAGAATGGAGAGCAATCTTCGCAAAAATGCACTGCAAACGTGCGAAGATTGGAACGCATTCTTCGCACGTTTGGAAACAGAGTTTTTGTATTCTGATTTTCAAATACTTACGAATAGGATGTTGATTGGTGGATAGTGTCACTGTCGTTTGCCGACAGATGAGGGTGTTTGCCGTTTTCCGTTGTCAGCATTTTATAAATTAAAATCATTCCAAGAGTTCGGTCTGTTTGTTCATTCTTGTGTCAAATTTATGAATTTTTTTATATTTTCTGCTTAAAATCAAAGTTTTCTCAAAAGGATTCGTTATTTTTGCATTCAGTAATAGAGAAGAAAGCATAGATTGTAATGGAGAAAACCATTGACATCGACAAGATTCTTGCGAATAAGATGGGTGCGAAAGCCAAACTCGTACCGGGGTTTGCAGTTAATTGGCTCAAGAAGATTGTACACGAAGACGAGGTGAACAAGTTTCTTTGGGAAAGCCGGGCTTTGTCTGGAACAGAGTGGCTTACCGAATGCGTGAAGTATCTTGATATGACTTTGCAGATTGACGGTTTGGAAAATCTGCCCGATAAGAACGACGGAAAACTTTATACTTTCGTTTCCAATCATCCACTTGGTGGACAGGATGGTGTAGCCCTTGGCTCAATCATCGGTCAGCATTACGACGGAAAGTTCCGTTATCTCGTGAACGACCTTCTCTTGAATCTGCCCGGATTGAAACCGGTAAGTATCGGGATTAATAAAACAGGAAAACAGAGTCGTGATTTCCCCAGAATGGTCGAGGCCGGATTCAGCAGCGACAATCACATGCTGATGTTCCCTGCCGGGTTGAACAGCAGAAAGATTGACGGCAAGATTCACGATTTGCCTTGGACAAAGACTTTCATCACAAAGAGCGTGGAGTACAAACGCGATGTGGTGCCAATCTTTTTCAGTGGGCAGAACTCCGAACGCTTCTATAAGATTGCACATTTCAGCGATAAATACGTGAAGAAAATAAACATTGCGATGCTCTTTCTTGTCGATGAAATGTACAGAAACGTGGGGAAAACCTTCCGTGTGGCATTCGGAAAACCTATACCTTGGCAGACTTTCGACAAGAGTAAAACGCCGATGGAATGGGCGAAATTCGTGGAAGAGAAAGTCTATGAACTTTAGACTTCGGATGATTATAGGACAAGAATAAGCAATATTACTCATATACTTTATATGGAAGAAGAAATAATCCAACCTGTCAGTAAGGAACTTCTGAAAAGCGAACTTACACCGGAAAGGCTTCTGCGTGTAACGAACAAGAGCCACAACGAGATTTACGTTGTGTCTGCTGATGAAGCACCAAACGTAATGGATGAAATCGGGCGTCTCCGTGAGATAGCATTCAGGAATGCAGGTGGAGGAACGGGCAAGGCAAAAGATATTGATGAGTTTGATTTGATGCCCGGCTGTTGCAAGCAGCTCATCGTTTGGAATCCCGAAGCACACGAGATTATCGGGGGATACAGGTATATATTCGGTTCTGATTGGAAACTCGATGAAAACGGACAACCTATGCTTGCCACCAGCCACATGTTCCATTTCTCCGACAAATTTATGAAAGAGTATGCTCCCTACACCGTTGAGTTGGGGCGTTCTTTCGTGTCTTTGGAATATCAGAACGTCCGGAAGAGCTCAAAGAGCATCTTTGCACTCGATAATCTTTGGGACGGCTTGGGTGCTTTGACGGTTATCAATCCCGAATGCAAGTATTTCTTTGGAAAGGTTACGATGTATCCGTCGTATATCCGTCGTGGAAGGGATATGATTCTCCACTTCCTGAAGATGTATTTCGGCGACAAGGACAACCTGATTATCCCGATAAAACCATTGAAAATTGACACTCCTCTGTCTGAATTGGAACAACTCTTCAATGGTAATGGGTTCAAGGAAGACTACAAGATTCTCAATAAGCACATCAGGGATTTGGGTTTCAATATCCCGCCGTTGGTAAATGCCTATATGAATCTGTCTCCAACGATGAAGCTTTTCGGCACAGCCATTAATTATGGATTCGGCGATGTAGAGGAAACGGGCATCCTGATAGCCGTGGATGAAATCTTTGAGGAGAAAAGGATTCGCCATATCGAGAGCTATGTAAAGGAGAATCCAGAGGCGTTGAACCTTACAAGTGGTGCCAATAAGCTGATTTATCCTGACGCTGAAGCAGCAAATCGGCAATAATCAGCCAGCAAAGGCCTGCGATATACGGAGGGAATCTTAATAGTTCAGTATATACAGAGACCGTATCAAAGCCCAAGGGCTTCGGTACGGTCTCTTCTTTGGTTGTTCAGGCTGCAAGAAATAAAATGCTTGATAGGTAAAGGAAAAAGTAAAGGAAACAAGTTGAGAAGCCAAAATAGGACAACTGAACTTCCTCTGTGCGTAGAGAGAAATGTCGGGAGGTTTAATCAGGAATTGTTTGTCGATAAAGAAGTCTCCTTGTCAGCTTGTTCGCTTGCCGTCTTGTCCACTTGTTTCGGGATTGGATAGAAATAAAAAATGGGGATGCGTCGGTAAAACGCATCCCCATATCTGTTTGAAAAGTTTGTCTGATAATTACTTAGCGATGAACTTTATTGCTTTCTGTGTGCCGTCGCTGTATTTAACCTGCTTGATGGTAACACCCTTAGCCGGTTCTGAAAGCTGCTTTCCGGAGAGATCGAAGTACTTTTCAGCAACTACGCTGCCTGCGTTCTCGCCTTCTACGGTTTCAATGCCGTTTGTTGCATCCTGATCGAAGGTGTAAACAGCAAGCATTTCACTGTAACCTGCCCAAGAATTGTCGTCTGAATAGAAGGTACTCAGGAAGTTTTTATTATCTGTACCATTCAGGGTAATCGTATTGTTCGATACGGTGTATGTGATATTGGTTACCGCTGTGTTCTTTTCGTAGCCGCCAGTAGCTTTTTCCTTTGCCATAGCTACCTGCATACCCCAACCTTTATCACTCATATAAATATATTGATCAACAGGAACGGTGATAGTGTTGCCAGAAATAGAACCTCTTACCCAAGAACCGAGATTTGCGGTAGCAATAGGATTCTTTAGGTACACAGTCTTTCCATCTGCTGCATACACTACCTGCAGGTTTGCAGACTCTGTAGTGAGCGTATCTAATTGAACAATGGCTACTTTATAGCCTCCCTTGCCGTTTGGAACTACGTCAGCACCTATACCAGTGCGCTTGTAAACTTTCTGTTCGCCTGCCGGATCATCATAAATAACTGTCTGAGCAAATGTGCTTACAGAGAAGAATGCCATTAAAACTAAAAGTAAATGTTTTTTCATAATCAATGTTTTTAAATTATACATTAATAGGATTTTCTCCCGTCTTTACTTCGGTCGAAGAGCTTATAAGATAAATCTTAATGCTCAAAAAGCTATTTTAAAAAGCTTATTCTTGGAAATAAGTCTCTCAATTCTTTCTATTGCAAAGATAGAAATTAATTTCGATGTGTCAAACTTTTAACCTAAAAATATTTATTTTAATGCAAATTTCCGAATTAATGCTACATAATGTAGGTTTGAATAAGGCTACCACATTATTAAATAATACTTAGATAGAGATAAGTTAATAAGAAAGCAAGAAAACTGATTTACAAAGAAACCAATCGACGCTTGGATAAATTGAGAGGAGGATTTGTTAATCATCCTCTTATTACAGCATTGTTTGTTCTGTTGTAATTAGAGATTATGGAAATGATAGATTTGTAGACGTCTTCAGTTATTGGCTTGCATTTCTGCATTTAGACTTCTTCTGAACTTGTGGAATGGGTTTGATTGGAAAAATGTGAGGCGAAAATAATTCAGGATAAGGCATAAAAAAGAGTGTATTCTTGCATCACGCAAGAATACACTTTGCCACTTAACTAAATAACTCAAAAAATTACTTGACTCAATTCTGATTGGTTTATTTTCTCACGAGAACTCTCCAACCTACATTTGTTTGACTATTAACTTACTAATAACTATTTTGTCTGTTTTTAATCAAATAGCTTGAATTGATTTTACAAAGGTATAATTTTTCTGTTGTATACCAAAGTATTTCCCATTTATTTTTCAAATTAATGATAAATAATGGTTCTTTTTACAATTATTCACGCTGCGAAACAGATGTTTTTTATGTTCTGTGCGTCCATATTTTGTATTATTTACAGTATTTTCGCACGCTATGCTGTGATTTGAAATCGGTGTTCGGCACGGAGTGAAACGATACATAATTCTCTGTGTGTAAA
The Prevotella sp. HUN102 genome window above contains:
- a CDS encoding penicillin-binding protein, with the protein product MRKFNNQKSLPRYKGIAFIMTFIAIAVIGKAAYTMTAKKDYWMDVASRLKRDSVPITPARGNILSADGQLMASSLPEFKIYMDFHALTEAKNDTAFRDSIDLICKGLNELFPEKSPSQFKSELLTGLKNKKRHLPIVNSRIDYNTFIEVQKLPVLHLSKYQSGFHWDEFNARRRPFGSLAQRTVGDLYGAKDVARCGLELTFDKELRGINGMKRRQKVRNKFLDITEVPPIDGADIITTIDVGIQDLAERALLDELKEINGNVGVAIVMEVATGDIKAIVNLDKCADGEYREIKNHAVSDLLEPGSVFKTASIMVALDDGVVDTMKTIETAGGVWNMYGRDMKDHNWRRGGYGTLTLPWTLKYSSNIGVSRIIDMNYHDEPEKFVQGIYDLGLADDLNIPIVGYSPAKIRMPKKNKKNQYINWSATALSWMSIGYETQVPPISTLTFYNAIANGGKMMKPRFVKQIIKDNEVLADYAPVVMRPQIAKESTIVQMQRILTEVVSEGLGKKAGSDKFSVAGKTGTAQMSKGAAGYTSGVTNYLLSFAGFFPADKPRYSCIVCIQKSGLPASGGGMSGVVFHNIAEGIMAQSLKLSVNDAKDETSHFIPQAKTGNLLASDYVLNFLGFNVKNGWNGAYPFGSPVWGTVAANNSSLILQKKQEDNEKVVPDVHGMGARDAVYLMESRGIKVKMTGRGKVIRQSIGAGEAIKSNMICTLTFG
- a CDS encoding phospho-N-acetylmuramoyl-pentapeptide-transferase, which translates into the protein MLYYIFRWLEEYGISGSHLWGYISFRGIVALILALIISAWFGEKFIKCLKRKQITEVQRDASIDPFGVKKIGVPSMGGIIIIVALLIPVLLLGRLRNIYLILMVVTTVWLGFLGGMDDFIKIFRHNKEGLKGKYKIVGQVTIGLIVGLVLWASPDVKANLNLEVTKNDGTEMVVQHKDKAEKTLKTTIPLVKNHNLDYSEIMSFCGKYKTAAGWILFVIMTIVVVTAVSNGANLNDGMDGMCAGNSAIIGVVLGILAYVSSHLRYAAYLNIMYIPGSEELVVFFMAFIGALIGFLWYNAYPAQVFMGDTGSLTIGGIIAVGAIIIHKELLLPILCGIFFIESLSVIVQVYYYKLGKRKGVKQRIFKRTPIHDNFRTQDSQLDPECKYLIKVPHNAVHESKITIRFWITTIILAALAIITLKIR
- a CDS encoding GNAT family N-acetyltransferase, which translates into the protein MEEEIIQPVSKELLKSELTPERLLRVTNKSHNEIYVVSADEAPNVMDEIGRLREIAFRNAGGGTGKAKDIDEFDLMPGCCKQLIVWNPEAHEIIGGYRYIFGSDWKLDENGQPMLATSHMFHFSDKFMKEYAPYTVELGRSFVSLEYQNVRKSSKSIFALDNLWDGLGALTVINPECKYFFGKVTMYPSYIRRGRDMILHFLKMYFGDKDNLIIPIKPLKIDTPLSELEQLFNGNGFKEDYKILNKHIRDLGFNIPPLVNAYMNLSPTMKLFGTAINYGFGDVEETGILIAVDEIFEEKRIRHIESYVKENPEALNLTSGANKLIYPDAEAANRQ
- the rsmH gene encoding 16S rRNA (cytosine(1402)-N(4))-methyltransferase RsmH, whose translation is MIKTAETYHVPVLLKESIDGLNINPEGIYIDVTFGGGGHSREILSRLSNKGHLFSFDQDADAEQNIKTIGSGDAMPENFTFVRSNFRYIKNWMRYHGIEQIDGILGDLGVSSHHFDDEERGFSFRFDAPLDMRMNKRAGKTAADILQEYDEEMLADLFYLYGELKNSRKIASAIVNSRKQKKIETTKDFQAVVEPFFKREREKKEMAKLFQALRIEVNHEMDALKEMLLGATELLKPEGRLSVITYHSLEDRIVKNIMKTGNIEGKLKQDFFGRIESPYRLVNNKVIVPSKEEQEENPRSRSAKLRIAERKTDD
- the mraZ gene encoding division/cell wall cluster transcriptional repressor MraZ, which produces MRFLGSTEAKTDAKGRAFLPAAFRKVLSSSGEESLIMRKDVYQPCLVLYPESVWNGMLDNLRSRLNRWNKRDQTVYRQFVSDVEAITLDGNGRFLIPKRYLEMANIDQQIKFIGMDDCIEIWNNDAQNAFMSPEDFSKALEELMGNDDAANNSKEESTPLL
- a CDS encoding glycerol acyltransferase, translated to MEKTIDIDKILANKMGAKAKLVPGFAVNWLKKIVHEDEVNKFLWESRALSGTEWLTECVKYLDMTLQIDGLENLPDKNDGKLYTFVSNHPLGGQDGVALGSIIGQHYDGKFRYLVNDLLLNLPGLKPVSIGINKTGKQSRDFPRMVEAGFSSDNHMLMFPAGLNSRKIDGKIHDLPWTKTFITKSVEYKRDVVPIFFSGQNSERFYKIAHFSDKYVKKINIAMLFLVDEMYRNVGKTFRVAFGKPIPWQTFDKSKTPMEWAKFVEEKVYEL
- a CDS encoding FtsL-like putative cell division protein; translation: MIDKKQDYIDEEIAEAKLAADSEVVVEAEVIEEPRPSVVIAEPVSIELTVDRPKKKEESTSGPEQREDEEDSSVRKKEEKLREKEEKERLEREEREAEDKAIRDAIAAQAIEDEQPMSSTFTLKKILAGDLLSTNLLKNNIWLILLASFFIIVYISNRYGIQKNLIEIDKLNNELKDAKYRALSSNSQLTEKSRESHVLEQLKTRKDSVLKMSPRPPYIINVPGE
- a CDS encoding UDP-N-acetylmuramoyl-L-alanyl-D-glutamate--2,6-diaminopimelate ligase, with the translated sequence MKISELLKNVKPLNVVGNDNADITGINIDSRKIEKGHLFVAIKGTQTDGHRFIPKAIELGATAILLEDMPEETAENITYIQVKSTEEEVGKVATLFYGNPSHKLKLVGITGTNGKTTIATLLYNMFRKFGHKVGLLSTVCNYIDDKAVPASHTTPDPIELNQLLSRMVEEGCEYAFMECSSHAIQQRRIGGLKFSGGAFTNLTRDHLDYHKTFENYRNAKKMFFDELPKDAFAITNADDKNGMVMVQNCKAEIKTYSTKRMADFRARILECHFEGMYLEVDGKEVGVQFIGKFNVSNLLAVYGTAMMLGKQSEDILLALSTLKSVNGRLEPINSPEGYTAVVDYAHTPDALENVLIAIHDVLEGKEGKVITVCGAGGNRDKGKRPLMAQEAVKQSDKVILTSDNPRDEDPQAIIDDMMEGLEAPQKKKVLTIVDRKEAIRTACMLVEKGDVILVAGKGHEDYQEIKGVKHHFDDHEVIKEIFGIQ